The genomic window TACTTCTTTATAATAGCATAAAGCAATCAGGGGAAAATCGGGCGGAGGACCTATCTAAATCTAGGTTTTATCGCTATACTTAGTAAAAAGGGGGCAGAAAAAAATGCTTACAAAAGAAGAACAACGAATCAGTAAAACCATTTCCTATGCGCTAAGGCATAAGCCGGAAGAATTTGACTTGTTACTGGATAGTGAAGGCTATACGGAGCTATCTGAGTTTATTGAAAAAATGAATAAGACGGCAGGTCTTGCGCTGACTGTCGACAAGCTACATTCTCTACTGGAACGAAGTGATAAAACGCGTTGGGAAATCACGGACCAAAAAATTCGAGCTGTCTATGGACATAGCATCAAAAAGAAAATAGAAAAAGAAGTAGCGGTCCCCCCGGAGTATCTGTATCATGGAACGCCACATAAATTTTTAGACAGCATTTTAACGAAGGGCTTGATCCCAAAGGGCAGACAGTATGTTCATTTATCACAGGAGCAAGAAACAGCTGTCACTGTAGGGAAAAGAAGAGATGATTCACCAGTGATACTTAAAGTCGATACTCGTAGTGCAGTCAATGAGGGCGTTTGCTTTTATCAAGAGCTGGAAGGCATTTGGTTAAGTGATCCGATTCCAGCGAAATATCTGGAAGTAGTAACAGACTAGTTAGATTTAGTGCTTGAATTTCCTTTTGTAATAATTTTTGAAAACCATCCATCAAAAGCCCGTTCAAAATGGGGAGCTTTTGATGGATGGTCATTTTTTCTAAAGAGTATTATTTAGGATTCGGTTGCTTGTTTATTGGCTGTCACATGTTGTTTGCTCAAGAGAGAGCTGTTGGTCAATACGATAGCAAGCAGACCTAAAAGCAACAGTAACGTCGCCATTCCGTATTTTCCTATGAGTGGAGAAATCATCATTGACAGGGAAGCCAGAATTTTTCCCAACTGAAAAATGATGCCATTGAAGGCGACATAGGAGCCGCGGCTGGATTCATCAATAATCTCTGCAAGAATTGTCTGTCGTGTCGGAACATACAAAAGCTCACCGAAAGAAAAGACCACTGTTGCGGCAAAGAGAATAAGCAGCTGATTTGAAAAGGCTGTTACAGCATAGCCTAGACTAAATAACAGGAAACCTGTAAACATGATTTTCTTTTGAGGGCGCCCTGTGACCCATTTCGCAATTGCTCCGGTAAAAAGAACGATAATAACTGTGTTGACTGCTGTCAGCAGACTGAGTATTCGAACACCATCAAGAGTGAGTGTACCAATATTTCCTAAGCTGATAGTCAAATGCTTCAGTTCCTCTGCTAAACGCACAGAGACGAAATTATTCCGTTGAAACTCTACAGTCATGATCGCAATTCCGGCCAAGGTGAATAGTAGGAAGCGCCGATCTTTCATCACCTTTTGGTAGCTCCTAAAAACAGCAGCAATACCTACATTCTTACCTGTACTCTCCTGTTTTACCAGTGTTTCTGAAAGGAGATGTACCGTTAGTCCCGTTGTCAGCAGCGAAAGTATAAACAAGGCAATCAGTAACAAGAAAAGGTGAGATTGGAAAAACCAACCGCCGACCATGACTCCAATCAATATCGATAAATTATTGGCCCAATAGCTGATAGAATACATAAATGCACGATTTTCTACAGTACTGACGTCGATCAGCATAGCATCAGCTGCCGGATTGATCATACCTTGGGCAATACTCACGATCAACATCATTAGGAATGTCAACCAGACAGAGTGGAAGATAGGCGAATTTGCCAGCAGCATACCTAGATAAGCAGCTGACTTCAATGCTTCTCCGGCAATCATGAGCTGTCGCCGACCAAAGATATCGGTCAGGTGCCCACCGTAAATACCGGCAATAAATTGAATGACTACATTGATTGTTACTAAGATTCCGGCAACTCCACTGTTCAATTCCTTCGTGAAATAAACAGCCATGAATGGAAAAATCATGGAGCCAACCACTTTACTGAGAAATTGAATGATGATCCGGGCCCGAATATTCGGATGTAAGCTTTTAAACATTTCATCACTTCCTTTCTTTAGATACCTGTGTTCCTTTTGTATTATGTGTAGCCATAGCTTTGGAAAATTACTTAGCAGATTAGGTATTGCACTTAATAAAAGGTTTGATATGATTATAAAAGAGGTTTTGAAAATTAAAAAGGGATTAAAAACGGGAATCATGTCCCCTTTTATTTGGAGGGAAGAGAATGGACTTTTCTTATTATCAGCTGCGAGCTTATTTATTGAAGAGGGAAGAAGCACAACACGCGGTATTCAAATTGACGGAGCTTGAGGAGCTGTGGCGGTGTACGGTCAAGCAATGCAAAAGACGTTTAAAACAGTACCAAGAATTGGGGCGGCTTGAGTATATTCCGGGAAGAGGGCGAGGCAATTACTCAGAACTGATTTTTCAACAGGCGTTTCAGCAGGAAATACAACGGGTCGTGGAGAAGGCGCTGAAGGAGGATTCTTTGACAGAGGTTATCGAATTGCTTCAGTTGGACATTCCGAAAGAATGGTTTGAAGAAGTATTCACAGAGATTCAGGGGATGTTTGGTGTTAAGCAAAGTCCAGATAATCAGGAGATTTTGCGGTATATTTTACGAAGACCGATCACTTCTTTGGACCCATTACAGACGGCAGTTTCCAGAGAGGCCTTTCTGATTCATCAACTGGGTGACACACTTCTTGTTCATGATGCAGCAACTCATCGGTTGAAAGCTGGTTTAGCTCATCATTGGCGAGTTTCCGAGGATTATTGCTGTTGGACCTTCTTTTTGAGAAAAGGGGTTCGTTTCCATCACGGTCGAACGATGACCAGTGAGGATGTTCGTCATACCCTGATGCGGGCAAAAATGGCAGGCTCGGTTGTTTCTTGGCAGCTGCAGAATATTGTAGCTGTTCGTTGCATCGATACTTATACGGTGGCTGTTGAGCTGAGAAAAGGGGAACCGTTCTTCGGTCATTATGTATCAACAGGTAACTTGACGATTCTACCTCATGACCTACCTTTTGAAGAGCAGAAATGGGTGTCAACAGGGCCATTTCGAATCAAAGAATTTTCAGATCAAAAGGTTATTTTGGAAGTTTTCGAAGAGTACTATGGAAAGCGACCATTAATGGATCGGATCGAGTTTTGGGTGATTGAAAGTCAGGAATTGCCTGTGACAGTTTCTACGGAAAGAGCTTTTTCCAAGGAGGATAGTTATGTTGAGAAATATAAAAAGAATACAGGTGTGGAATTTTTGATTTTCAATTTTCGACGTCAGAATATTGTCCAGCACCCTGACTTTCGTGAAGCAATTTATCATTTGCTGGACCCAGTATTGATGACAGAAGAGCTGGAGATGGGCAAAGTAGCGTCGAGATACTATCCTGAAAAATCCTGCATAGAGCCGCGAATGCCGGAAAAAATTCGTAGGCTGCTAAAAAAAGCTGATTATCAAGGGGAATCGATTGTTTTGGGGTCCTTCAATTATCTTGAAGCTAGAAAGAAGGCGCAATGGGTAAAAAACAGAGCGTCAGAATTTGGCTTGAATATTGAAATCAAGGAGCTTGCTATTGTCGATTCTTTTTATACAAAAGAGTTTGAAAAGCAAACGGATATGATGATGATGGGGGATATTCCAGCGACGGATAAAGAATTGGCTTTTCTGGATTTTTGCTGTAACCCGAATCTATTGTGCCAACGATTCTTTTCTGCAGAGATTCTTGAAGAGCTAGACAAGAAAGCTGAAAAAATGAAATTCGATCCGAATTATGAACAAAGGCAGATAGAGTATGAGCAGATCGAACGCTGGCTGACAGAGAACAATTATCTGGTCTATGTATCCCATCCGATAAAAAAGGAGCTCGTCCATTCTACAATTGAACAGCAAAATGGTGCCTTTTTTAGCTATTTGAATCTGCGGACAGCATGGGCGGAGAAAGATTATTAATCCGGATTATTTAAGAAATAGAGGAAGTCGGATAACGGAGTTTGATGGAGGATATGAATACAATAAACGAGCAGCTGAAGTGTATCAGACTGCTCGTTTTTGATTCTATTTCATTTTGTTTTTTTAGAAAATTAAAAAGTAAAAAATCAGAAAACCTATTAACGGAATGACCATGATAATGCTGATTATCAAAGGAATTAGCGGGAGGGCATACCAGCCATTCCCAAATTTCTTTTTCCTTTTCACTGTGGCGAGAGCACCAATCGAAAACAAACTTAAAACGAATGTGATGATCCCAGTCAGACCAACGATTAGAACACCTCCAAGAATGACTAGGAAGGCAATCATGAAAAGCATAAAAAATAATGCACCCAAAGCCAATACCCTCAACTCCTTTCATAGACCCCTTTTATTTTCTGGTCAACTTTACAACAACCTCACAACGAGCTGTTTGTGGAAACATATCGACTGATTGTAGATAGTTTATTTTGAATACTTTTGCCAGCTGAACTAAATCTCTGGCTAAGGTAGAAACATTGCAAGAAATATAAACCATTTTTTTCGGTGGTTGTCTGAGAATAGCTTGCAGCAGCTTATTGTCTAAGCCAGTTCGTGGTGGATCAACGATGATTCCATCTGGTCGGAAGCCTTCGTTCAGCCATTTTGGTAGCAGCTCTTCGGCAGTGCCTACCTCATAACGCGTATTCGTTACTCCTAGAGTTTCTGCGTTGTGGCGTGCATCATCGATTGCTGCAGGGATTGTATCCATTCCTCGAACTTCCCTTGCTTGTTTTGCCAGACTAAGGCCGATCGTTCCAACCCCACAATACGCATCAACCACTGATTCATTGGTTTTTAGATTCAGTGCTTTACGAGCCTCTTCATACAACCGTTCGGTCTGTTCAGGGTTCAGCTGGAAAAACGCTCGTGGTGACAAATCGAAGGTGATTTCACTGATTTTTTCTTCGATGCTTTCCTTCCCTGTAAGGTGGATGGTTTGGTCGCCCATAACTAAAGAGGTTTTCTTATTCTGAATATTTTGCATAACAGAAACCACTTCCGGCAGCTGTTCTTCCATCTCACGGAGGATCGCTTGTTTTTGCGGAAATTTTTGTGACTGGGTAATAAATACGACCTGTACCTCACCGGTCTGCACACCGATTCGAACCATCAGTGTTCGGAAAATCCCACTGTTTTTTCGTTCATCATAAATTGGCAGCTGATACTTATTTAAAAGCTCAACCAACTTGTTCATGACCTTAGTCACTACGACATTTTGAACGAGACAATCATCAATAGGAACAAGATGATGCGATTCCGGTTGATAAAGCCCGGCTTCGATTTTATCTTCATTTTGCCGTAATTGGAATTGCGCTTTGTTTCGATAATGCCAAGGATCGTCCATTCCGATTGTTTTTCTAAGCTCATAATTTTGATAATTTTCCGGTTTAAATTTTGTCAGCGCCTGCTTCAGCAGATCCTTTTTATAGACTAGCTGTGCCGGATAATTTAAATGCTGCAGTTGACAGCCGCCGCATGTTTCATAAACCGGGCATGGAGGTGTGATCCTGTCAGGAGACGGCTTGGTGATTTTAAGAAGCTGTCCCTCTATGAATTTAGGGTTTACTTTGGTTACTTGGATAGATACCTGTTCATTAGGTAGTGCATTTGGAACAAAGACGATCGTGCGCTTGTAATAGCCTAACCCTTCGCCGTTGATACCCAAACGTTTTATTTTTAATGGAATGACCTGTCCAATTTTTACTTGTTGATTATTCATAAGACCGTCCTCTTAAAAGAAATTTTTTTTGTTGAAAGCTTGTGATTTTTCGTATGTTATAAAGAGTCTTGTATAATTAAGCATTGAACTCCTGTTGGAACACTGTTCATTAAGCTTCTAAGAAAAGTTGCAATAGATAGCTTATAATTCCCAATATCCTGATGTTCTTCATTTTAGCATAGATTTTTCGGTTTGGCTCCCTCATAATAGATGTGATATAGTAGAATGTATGTTCTGATTAAGAAAGGCGGAAAAAGATGGAAACGATTGTAAAAATAACTAGAGAAAAAATGCAGTTCTATCTTATCTGGCTGTCTTCCGGTGAAAAATTGCGTGTATCGGAGGATATACTGGTCAAGCATCGACTGTTAAAAGGACAGGAAATGTCAGAGCAGTTGATTGCGGAAATCAAAAAAGCCGGTTCCTATGACGTTGGCTTACAGCTGGCTCTGCATTATTTGAGCTACCAGTTGCGCACCAAAAAAGAAATTCGCGACTACCTTAGAGAAAAGGAAGTTGCCCACCAAGATAGAGAGAAAATTATTGCACAGCTTCAAGAGTTGGCGTTACTGGATGACTACATATACAGCGAAAGCTATGTACGTACGGTGATGAAGACTTCGGACAAGGGGCCTTCACAAATTGCCCAACAGCTGAAACTAAAGGGAATTGAAGAAGAGGCTGTACAACAAGGCTTGTCACTTTATACACCGGAAGAACAGCTGATCACAGCTTCGAAAGCCGCTGAAAAAGGAATGCGGCGTTACCGAGAGAAAAGCTTTAAAGATGCAATTCAGAAAACGAAAATGTACTTGATTCAACGTGGCTTTTCAAAGGATATTGCGGAGCAGGCGATGGCTGATCAAGAGTTTGAAAAGGATGAGGATCAGGAGCTTGAGCAGTTAAAAAAACAAGGCGATCGACTGTGGGCAAGACACCGTAATTTAGAATCTGGAAAGCGAAGCTTAAAAATCAGACAGTCTCTATACCAAAAGGGATTTGATTATGAGTTGATTTCACAATTTATCAGTGAAAAGGAATTAGAAGATGACGAAGAATAGCTGGGCAGCATGGACGCCTGAAAAAACAGAGGAATTCCAATTAGCATTTATTGCATGGTATGAAAAAGAAAAACGTAACCTTCCATGGCGAGTCAACCTGGACCCTTATCGGATCTGGATATCAGAAATCATGCTCCAACAGACACGAGTAGATACAGTTATTGATTACTATTATCGGTTTATGGACTGGTTTCCGACAATCAAAGATTTAGCAGAGGCACCTGATGAGCGCTTGCTAAAGGCTTGGGAGGGATTAGGTTATTACTCCAGGGCGAGAAATTTGAAAGCAGCTGCCCAACAGATCATGGCCGACTTTGATGGACAAATGCCTCAAACAATTGATGAAATCAGAGAATTGAAAGGCATCGGACCATATACTGCTGGTGCAATCGGCAGTATCGCTTTTGAGTTGCCTGAGCCGGCTATCGATGGCAATGTGATGCGTGTTGTCAGTCGTTTGTTTGAGATCGATGCAGATATTGCTAAGGCATCTAGTCGAAAAGTATTTGATGAAGCCATGCGAAAAATCATTGATGAGAAGCGTCCGGGAGATTTCAATCAGGCAATGATGGATCTTGGCTCGTCCATCTGTACACCGACATCGCCGAAGTGTGAAGAATGTCCAATCAGTGCTTATTGCGATAGCTATGCGCAAGGGACGATGGTCAATTATCCTGTAAAAACGAAGAAGCTGAAACCAAAGGATGTCTATTATGTTGGAACGATCATCGAGAATAATCAGCAGGAATTTTTGCTGGAACAGCGGAGTGCAACAGGACTTCTTGCGAACATGTGGCTGTTTCCGATCCAAGAAGTCAGTCAGGCATTATTCGAACAGTTGAAAACAGAATGGTCAGAGGAAGAGCAGCAGCTATCACTGGCATTGGATCAGGAACAAGAATTGATGGTAGCAGAAGAACATGTAACACCACTAGAAGGGTATGATCATGTTGTTTGGCAAAAACGAAATTTAGGCGAGGTTACTCACATTTTCAGTCATTTGAAATGGCATATTCTGGTTTTTTACGGAAGAAATACTGGAGAGCTGATACTAAAGGAGAAGCAAGACTGGGTGCCCGCTGAACGTTTTTCTGAATTGGTCTTTCCCAAGCCGCAACAGAAGATGGTGGCGTTGTTTGAAAAAGAGAGACACTGAGACCGGACAACAAAGTAAGCATAAAAGTGGCTGGAACAGTATGTTGTTTCAGCCGCTCTTTCCTATACAAAATGAAACGATAGACGGAATGAAAGTGTATAAAAGATGGGATGTACTATATTTTCTGA from Enterococcus sp. 9E7_DIV0242 includes these protein-coding regions:
- the recX gene encoding recombination regulator RecX, which gives rise to METIVKITREKMQFYLIWLSSGEKLRVSEDILVKHRLLKGQEMSEQLIAEIKKAGSYDVGLQLALHYLSYQLRTKKEIRDYLREKEVAHQDREKIIAQLQELALLDDYIYSESYVRTVMKTSDKGPSQIAQQLKLKGIEEEAVQQGLSLYTPEEQLITASKAAEKGMRRYREKSFKDAIQKTKMYLIQRGFSKDIAEQAMADQEFEKDEDQELEQLKKQGDRLWARHRNLESGKRSLKIRQSLYQKGFDYELISQFISEKELEDDEE
- a CDS encoding RNA 2'-phosphotransferase, producing the protein MLTKEEQRISKTISYALRHKPEEFDLLLDSEGYTELSEFIEKMNKTAGLALTVDKLHSLLERSDKTRWEITDQKIRAVYGHSIKKKIEKEVAVPPEYLYHGTPHKFLDSILTKGLIPKGRQYVHLSQEQETAVTVGKRRDDSPVILKVDTRSAVNEGVCFYQELEGIWLSDPIPAKYLEVVTD
- a CDS encoding MDR family MFS transporter — encoded protein: MFKSLHPNIRARIIIQFLSKVVGSMIFPFMAVYFTKELNSGVAGILVTINVVIQFIAGIYGGHLTDIFGRRQLMIAGEALKSAAYLGMLLANSPIFHSVWLTFLMMLIVSIAQGMINPAADAMLIDVSTVENRAFMYSISYWANNLSILIGVMVGGWFFQSHLFLLLIALFILSLLTTGLTVHLLSETLVKQESTGKNVGIAAVFRSYQKVMKDRRFLLFTLAGIAIMTVEFQRNNFVSVRLAEELKHLTISLGNIGTLTLDGVRILSLLTAVNTVIIVLFTGAIAKWVTGRPQKKIMFTGFLLFSLGYAVTAFSNQLLILFAATVVFSFGELLYVPTRQTILAEIIDESSRGSYVAFNGIIFQLGKILASLSMMISPLIGKYGMATLLLLLGLLAIVLTNSSLLSKQHVTANKQATES
- a CDS encoding ABC transporter substrate-binding protein encodes the protein MDFSYYQLRAYLLKREEAQHAVFKLTELEELWRCTVKQCKRRLKQYQELGRLEYIPGRGRGNYSELIFQQAFQQEIQRVVEKALKEDSLTEVIELLQLDIPKEWFEEVFTEIQGMFGVKQSPDNQEILRYILRRPITSLDPLQTAVSREAFLIHQLGDTLLVHDAATHRLKAGLAHHWRVSEDYCCWTFFLRKGVRFHHGRTMTSEDVRHTLMRAKMAGSVVSWQLQNIVAVRCIDTYTVAVELRKGEPFFGHYVSTGNLTILPHDLPFEEQKWVSTGPFRIKEFSDQKVILEVFEEYYGKRPLMDRIEFWVIESQELPVTVSTERAFSKEDSYVEKYKKNTGVEFLIFNFRRQNIVQHPDFREAIYHLLDPVLMTEELEMGKVASRYYPEKSCIEPRMPEKIRRLLKKADYQGESIVLGSFNYLEARKKAQWVKNRASEFGLNIEIKELAIVDSFYTKEFEKQTDMMMMGDIPATDKELAFLDFCCNPNLLCQRFFSAEILEELDKKAEKMKFDPNYEQRQIEYEQIERWLTENNYLVYVSHPIKKELVHSTIEQQNGAFFSYLNLRTAWAEKDY
- the rlmD gene encoding 23S rRNA (uracil(1939)-C(5))-methyltransferase RlmD, whose translation is MNNQQVKIGQVIPLKIKRLGINGEGLGYYKRTIVFVPNALPNEQVSIQVTKVNPKFIEGQLLKITKPSPDRITPPCPVYETCGGCQLQHLNYPAQLVYKKDLLKQALTKFKPENYQNYELRKTIGMDDPWHYRNKAQFQLRQNEDKIEAGLYQPESHHLVPIDDCLVQNVVVTKVMNKLVELLNKYQLPIYDERKNSGIFRTLMVRIGVQTGEVQVVFITQSQKFPQKQAILREMEEQLPEVVSVMQNIQNKKTSLVMGDQTIHLTGKESIEEKISEITFDLSPRAFFQLNPEQTERLYEEARKALNLKTNESVVDAYCGVGTIGLSLAKQAREVRGMDTIPAAIDDARHNAETLGVTNTRYEVGTAEELLPKWLNEGFRPDGIIVDPPRTGLDNKLLQAILRQPPKKMVYISCNVSTLARDLVQLAKVFKINYLQSVDMFPQTARCEVVVKLTRK
- the mutY gene encoding A/G-specific adenine glycosylase, whose amino-acid sequence is MTKNSWAAWTPEKTEEFQLAFIAWYEKEKRNLPWRVNLDPYRIWISEIMLQQTRVDTVIDYYYRFMDWFPTIKDLAEAPDERLLKAWEGLGYYSRARNLKAAAQQIMADFDGQMPQTIDEIRELKGIGPYTAGAIGSIAFELPEPAIDGNVMRVVSRLFEIDADIAKASSRKVFDEAMRKIIDEKRPGDFNQAMMDLGSSICTPTSPKCEECPISAYCDSYAQGTMVNYPVKTKKLKPKDVYYVGTIIENNQQEFLLEQRSATGLLANMWLFPIQEVSQALFEQLKTEWSEEEQQLSLALDQEQELMVAEEHVTPLEGYDHVVWQKRNLGEVTHIFSHLKWHILVFYGRNTGELILKEKQDWVPAERFSELVFPKPQQKMVALFEKERH